Part of the Williamwhitmania sp. genome is shown below.
GAAAGTCGGCCTCTTCTTTTGTTAATTTAGGCGCTTTTCTCGTCCTGAATTTTTATTTTCTAGAGCGGCTGCATCGCAAAGGCTTTATTCAATTGGGCATTCGGTAAATCGTGAATCTTTTCCATATTAGGTAACTTGCAAACTACCGACAGGCTACTTCTCCTCCATTTTGTCAACATTTTTGATGGGAAAAGCTAAAGTTGTCTGGCAATTGTTTCTAACATATAATATCCTCTGAAAATGATTACTTCCGAATCCATCAAAAATAGCAAACCTGCTTGGATAGAGATTATCCGTAAGTATAACTTTCCCGATACCGTTCGAAGCTGGTGGCAGGTAATCAACTCCGTTGTGCCTTACGTTCTACTATGGTTTCTCATGGTATACAGCCTTCAAATATCCTACTGGCTTACGCTGCTGCTCTCCGTTTTTGCAGCCGGCTTCCTAATTCGAATATTCATCATCTTCCACGACTGTGGTCACGGATCGTTTTTTAAATCGCACCGGCTCAATACCATTGTGGGCATTCCATTGGGGCTACTGGTATTTACGGCCTACCACAAGTGGCACCACGATCACAAGGAACACCATGCAACCATTGGCAATCTCGATAAGCGGGGTGTTGGCGACGTAACAACATTAACTGTTGAAGAGTATTTAAAGCTTACAAGGTGGCGGAAGTTTAGCTACCGTTTCTACCGCCATCCAATCTTTCTATTTGGCATTGCTCCCATCCTTCTTTTTCTTGTTCAGAATCGCTTTACCAAGCCCTACATGAATCGCAAGGAGCGGCTATACCTCCACTTCTCCAATCTTGCCATTGCCGTTGGGGTGCTACTGATGATATGGGCCATTGGCTGGAAAGCCTACCTTATGATCCAACTGCCTGTAATTTACATAGCCACAGTGCATGGTGTTTGGCTGTTCTACGTCCAACATCAATACCCCTATACCTCTTGGACCAGAACCGAAAAGTGGGATTTTAAGACCATTGCTTTAGAGGGAAGCTCCTTCTTTAAGCTGCCACGATTGCTTCAGTGGTTTACCGGAAACATTGGCTTCCACCATATACACCACCTAAGCCCAAGAATCCCTAACTATAAGTTGGCAAAATGCCATAGGGAGAACAACCTCTTTCACAATATTACCCCAATCACCTTCTTCTCCAGCTTTCGTTCGCTGCGGCTACGGCTGTGGGATGAGAAAAGGCATAAGTTAATTGGATTTAGGGAGATGCATAGGAGTTTTGCGGGGTAAATACGATGGAGATTATGTGATAATCGCTAAGGAAACTAATACTACACTCTTTCAGCAAATGCCATTATATGCCCATCGGGGTCGGCGCAGTAGGCCACGCTATCGCCCCAATCGCGCTGCTTGGGCATGCTCAGTGATACACCGCCAGCCTTTACCGCACGTTTGAAATACTGAAGCGGATCATTCACGTAGAGGTAAATCTCGCTTCGTGGAATGCCGCTTCCCTCCGAGGGGTGAGGAATCCTATCACCAAGCATTCGTGCTACCCCGTTCTCTGGCATTAACCCCAACTTACATCCGGGAGCAACCACAAATTCGGTCATGCCGGGAACATCGAGCACCGGCTCAAGCTGCAGCACCTCGCGGTAAAAATCACGGCTTCGCTGCTGCCCCGCCACATAAAGAATATACATTACCTTGGTATCCATCGATATAATGTTTTGCATTTGGGTATGGCTAAGGTAAAAAAAAGCCGGGTAACCCCGGCCAAATGTCATAAAAAAAGAGGCGTTAACCTTTTAATCGGCTGCCAAACTTCTCGTTAGAGGCCGCAAGGGTTAGCAGGCATAGCTTATAAAGCACCCGAGCTCCCACGTTGGCATCCCAGTCGTTGTCGCCAGGGGAAACTTCGTTTAGGTCGAAGCCAATAATCTGCTTGCCGCTCTTCACCACCATACGTAGCAAATAGTGCGCCTGATTGAATGAAAGACCACCAACTACAGGTGTGCCGGTATTGGGGCACAATTCAGGTTGTAATCCATCAATATCGAAGCTGATGTAAACCTTCTGAGGTAGCTGGGCAACAATGGCCTCGCACTGCTGGTGCCATAGCTTACCGTTGAACGCTTCGGCTTTAAGTTCGTAGTCATTGAACATTACTACGCGGTTGTCGGCCTGAACTAAATTGAACTCATCCTGACAGAGATCGCGGATACCCACCTGCACCAACTTTTGCACCTGCTGCAGCTTAAGCGCATTGAACATGATTGATGCATGCGAGTAGGTGAATCCCTCGTAGGCCTCACGCAGGTCGGCATGGGCATCAATGTGCAGAATGCCAAAGCTTTCGTGGTGCTCAGCAAGTGCGCGCAGCAGACCCAGCGGAGTGCTATGGTCACCGCCAACGAGCCCTATAATCTTCCCCTTGTCAAGCCATTCGCCAGTCTCCTTGGCTACCTGATCAACCATCTCCTGACAAGCTTCATTAACGGTTTCGAGGTGCTGTAAAAACTTGCGGCCTTCTGGATCACCACCTTGCTCCAGATAGCTAATCATGGCCTCCGCTATATCGCGGTTTTTGGAACTGGAAGTATAGAGGTCGTCATCGATGGGAATTGTACCAATGGCAGTCGACCATGCATCGGGCACGTCAAAATCGAAGAGGTCCACCTGCAGTGAGGTGCTTAGCATTGCTTGTGGTCCGTGCGATGCACCTCCACCATAGGAGGTAGTTACATCCCAAGGCACGGAGTAAAGCAGCAGCTGCGATTCCTCCAGAGAATAGGGTAAACCAAAGTAGTTACCGTTGGCAATGCCAATGTCGTTAGGGTTAAATTCTTTGCTCATGATCTATCTGTTGACGTTGTAGTTACAATCAATTATTTCTGTAGGGAGGCAAAAGTAGCGTTAAATCTGCATTTTACAAAAGAGAAAAACTAGTCGAGCTGCACGTTGAGCAGCTTATCCACCCCCTCATTTTTCAGAATAAGCAGGCCTATTCGCTCGCTGGAAACCCCCTCATGGATGCGGTAGTCGAACCGGGGCTTACCATCAACAAGGGTGGAGCTGAAGCAGCTGAACGAAACGGTTGGTAGCGGCTTAAGATCCTCTGCCAGCTCGAGCAGGTGGGACGAAATCATCACCAGGCAGTTGGGATTTTGCGCCAACCCCTTTATCACCATCAACGAGCCATCGTAGGCGTCCTTAATGTTTGTTCCTTTGAAAAGTTCGTCCATAATGAGTAGCACACGTGGCGTGTCGCGCACAAACTGCGCTGCCTTCTTCACCCGCAGCACCTCACTGTAGAAGTAGCTGTAACCGAGCGTAACGCTGTCGACAGTATTTATGCTCGAGAGAATTCCATTTAGCATCGTCATTTTGGCACTTTTTACCGGCAATGGGAAGCCCAGATGCGCTAAGTAAACGCAGATGCCCAGCGAACGAAGGAAGGTGGTTTTTCCGGCCATGTTTGGTCCAGTGAGGAACACCACGTTACCCTTCTCCCCCATCTTAAAGCTGCTGGGAACAGGGGTTTTCAAAAACGGATGCCAAGCCTCCTCCAGTTCCAAAACAGGTTTTTCCGACGCCTCCATTACCGGAAATACAAAACCTAACTTCTGCTTAGCATGAGCAACGGCAATAAGTGCTTCCAACTCATATACCTGATTGAGCATTAGCACAAAACGAACCGATTGCTTGCCACGAAGAAGCCTGTCGAGCAGTAGCAGCGGATAACCGCCGGCCTGTTTTTCGCTTTGAAAGACTGGAACGAGAAGCTCGTCGGCTAGCGCCTTTTCTATGGCATCCACATAACCCTGAAGCAACGCAGGTAACTCTCCATTATTCACCTTGTGAAGCCACTGCTTCAGCTTACGTAGGTATGCAAGCATGTGACGTGTCCCATGAACAGCAACGTCCCGAAATTCACGGTTGAAGATTCGGCGAACAATACCTTCGGCAACGGAGATTCCACCCGATTGAAACAGCAGCGGCTTCATCTTCGAAATGTAGTAAAGGTTAATACCGTTTGCCTCCTGTGCGGTAATTGGGAAATCCCACACCGTTAGGTTCTCTAAAATATGCCCTATGGCCTGTTGAACCTCCAAAACCTGTTCGATGTTACTGAACGGATTGTAAAAACGCTCCTTCAACTTCAGCTTTCCATCTGGCGTAACCGTCTCGTCGAAAAGGTCAAGAATTGTTTTGTCGCCGTGACCTTCAAATATCTGAAGGTCGTCGGTGGTATGGTGATCCACTTGCAATCGAGTATCCATGGCAGCTCAATTTTTGTCCTGATGAAGATAGGAAACTAAAAGGGATTTGTGTTAATTTGTGAATAGTGAACCGAGCGAAGTGAGCTCGCCGGAGGCAATAGTGAGAAGTTAAAAGTTAAAGATGGTGAATTACCTTGCGGTCTACAGTCTATAATGCTAAACAACTAAAATATAAAGCCATGAAGAGATTTCTAAAGATTTTCCTTAAGTCACTGGGCATTTTTCTTGGTGTGGTAATTCTTGCCATGTTTCTAATTCCGATGCTTTTTAAAAGCCAAATTCTGAACAAGACCAAGGAGGTAATCAACCAGAACGTGAACGCCAAGGTGGAATTTTCGGACCTAAGCCTGTCGCTCTTCCGCCACTTTCCCAACATGAGCATATCGCTTCGCGACCTCAGCGTGGTGGGCATCGACAAGTTTGCTAGCGATACGCTGGTATCCTTCACCTCCCTCGACATGTCGGTGAACCTAGCCAGCGTAATTGCAGGCGATCAGATTAAGGTGAATGCAGTAATCCTAAACGATCCCAAAATCTATGCAAAGGTGCTGGCCGACAGCTCCGTAAACTGGGATATTGCCAAACCTTCCGAAACCA
Proteins encoded:
- a CDS encoding agmatinase family protein gives rise to the protein MSKEFNPNDIGIANGNYFGLPYSLEESQLLLYSVPWDVTTSYGGGASHGPQAMLSTSLQVDLFDFDVPDAWSTAIGTIPIDDDLYTSSSKNRDIAEAMISYLEQGGDPEGRKFLQHLETVNEACQEMVDQVAKETGEWLDKGKIIGLVGGDHSTPLGLLRALAEHHESFGILHIDAHADLREAYEGFTYSHASIMFNALKLQQVQKLVQVGIRDLCQDEFNLVQADNRVVMFNDYELKAEAFNGKLWHQQCEAIVAQLPQKVYISFDIDGLQPELCPNTGTPVVGGLSFNQAHYLLRMVVKSGKQIIGFDLNEVSPGDNDWDANVGARVLYKLCLLTLAASNEKFGSRLKG
- a CDS encoding VOC family protein, which codes for MDTKVMYILYVAGQQRSRDFYREVLQLEPVLDVPGMTEFVVAPGCKLGLMPENGVARMLGDRIPHPSEGSGIPRSEIYLYVNDPLQYFKRAVKAGGVSLSMPKQRDWGDSVAYCADPDGHIMAFAERV
- a CDS encoding fatty acid desaturase, with protein sequence MITSESIKNSKPAWIEIIRKYNFPDTVRSWWQVINSVVPYVLLWFLMVYSLQISYWLTLLLSVFAAGFLIRIFIIFHDCGHGSFFKSHRLNTIVGIPLGLLVFTAYHKWHHDHKEHHATIGNLDKRGVGDVTTLTVEEYLKLTRWRKFSYRFYRHPIFLFGIAPILLFLVQNRFTKPYMNRKERLYLHFSNLAIAVGVLLMIWAIGWKAYLMIQLPVIYIATVHGVWLFYVQHQYPYTSWTRTEKWDFKTIALEGSSFFKLPRLLQWFTGNIGFHHIHHLSPRIPNYKLAKCHRENNLFHNITPITFFSSFRSLRLRLWDEKRHKLIGFREMHRSFAG